One window of the Pseudomonadales bacterium genome contains the following:
- a CDS encoding Maf family protein, translating to MRQLDLKFDIAAADIDESVLPEEQVADYVMRLATEKARAVIASYQIPLHVQELIVIASDTAVSIDNAILGKPRDYQHAREMWLKLSGTSHQVLSSLAVMQLKIAGSASESNAKPARYELISSKSALSTSTVEFCPLTEANMMHYWATGEPQDKAGAYAVQGIAAQWIRKISGSYSGIMGLPLYELSCLLTECGVELK from the coding sequence ATGCGCCAGCTTGATTTAAAGTTTGATATCGCCGCTGCTGATATTGATGAGTCAGTGTTACCTGAAGAACAGGTTGCTGATTATGTTATGCGACTAGCCACGGAAAAAGCTCGGGCAGTGATCGCAAGTTATCAAATTCCTTTGCATGTTCAAGAGCTGATCGTGATTGCCTCTGATACCGCTGTCAGCATTGATAATGCGATTTTGGGTAAACCCAGAGATTATCAACATGCACGTGAGATGTGGCTTAAGCTAAGCGGTACAAGTCATCAGGTGCTAAGCTCACTGGCGGTTATGCAGTTAAAAATTGCTGGCTCTGCTTCTGAATCTAACGCTAAACCAGCTAGATATGAGCTGATCAGCTCTAAATCAGCCTTAAGCACTAGTACCGTTGAATTTTGTCCATTAACGGAAGCAAATATGATGCACTATTGGGCAACCGGTGAGCCGCAAGACAAGGCAGGTGCTTATGCGGTTCAGGGTATAGCGGCGCAATGGATTAGGAAAATATCGGGTAGCTACTCGGGTATTATGGGTTTACCCTTGTATGAGCTCAGTTGCTTGCTGACTGAATGTGGAGTAGAGCTAAAATGA
- a CDS encoding DUF615 domain-containing protein, with product MAKKSSPQSHESQGDEIKSKTQIKQEMLDLQALGKAIADLPGAVYQSMPVPDSLDEAIKTLARIKNWNAQKRQLQYIGRVMRELSEHEVELLQLALDDYELGRKKLNREFHRLEQLREQLISGDKDCVNSIIAEHPNIDRQAFMQIVRAAQKEYELNTKLSDNAAKNLKHYKKLFQFLKQLAIDKFD from the coding sequence ATGGCAAAAAAATCTTCTCCACAGTCTCATGAATCACAGGGCGATGAGATTAAATCTAAGACACAAATTAAACAAGAGATGCTTGATCTACAAGCATTAGGCAAAGCCATTGCCGATTTACCCGGCGCGGTTTATCAAAGCATGCCGGTGCCGGACAGCCTTGACGAGGCGATTAAAACGCTGGCAAGAATAAAAAACTGGAATGCGCAAAAACGGCAGCTGCAATATATTGGCAGGGTTATGCGTGAACTTTCTGAGCATGAGGTTGAGTTGTTACAACTTGCTCTTGACGATTATGAGCTCGGTCGCAAAAAACTGAATCGCGAATTTCATCGTCTTGAGCAGCTTCGCGAGCAGCTCATTAGCGGTGATAAAGACTGCGTCAATTCGATTATTGCTGAGCATCCCAATATCGATCGACAAGCCTTTATGCAGATAGTTCGCGCGGCTCAAAAAGAGTATGAACTAAATACAAAACTTTCAGATAATGCAGCAAAAAATCTCAAACATTATAAAAAGTTATTTCAGTTTCTTAAACAGTTAGCGATAGATAAGTTTGACTAG
- the mreD gene encoding rod shape-determining protein MreD, with protein sequence MRAYLAIGISIAIAFCLLIFPMPLWFNWVRPDFLMLVLIYWSMASPEHCGIVIAAAAGLLCDVLTGTLLGQHMLAYALVVAITLVLYKRLRSLDLWHQAWFVFVLAGLAQMLEFWLATFFGRATLGLWFLLPVLIASLIWPGFMIFMRAFRRKMGVVKHWV encoded by the coding sequence ATGCGCGCATATCTAGCGATCGGAATATCTATAGCCATTGCATTTTGCCTGCTCATTTTTCCAATGCCCTTGTGGTTCAATTGGGTGCGGCCGGATTTTCTCATGTTGGTGCTGATCTACTGGTCGATGGCTTCACCAGAGCACTGTGGCATTGTTATTGCCGCTGCCGCCGGCTTGCTATGTGATGTGTTAACCGGCACCTTGCTCGGTCAACATATGTTGGCCTATGCCTTAGTTGTGGCGATAACCTTGGTGCTATATAAACGTCTTCGCTCCTTGGACCTATGGCATCAAGCTTGGTTTGTGTTTGTTTTAGCGGGTTTGGCACAAATGCTGGAGTTTTGGTTGGCGACGTTTTTTGGTCGAGCGACATTAGGGCTATGGTTTTTATTGCCGGTATTAATTGCCAGTTTGATCTGGCCCGGCTTCATGATTTTTATGCGTGCATTTCGTCGCAAGATGGGGGTTGTTAAACATTGGGTTTAA
- the rng gene encoding ribonuclease G, translating into MTDEILVNATPMETRVAMVDNGQLQEVIIERSENRGLVGNIYQGRVVRVLPGMQAAFIDIGLEKAAFIHAADIDKSTGEVRDIQKLIKQGDCITVQITKDPIGTKGAKVTAFLSISARYLVYMPDIDQLGISQRIDDEAERERLKSLVNNIHAQQFADMHGSFIVRTAAEQVHAEEIVNDIALLQKLWHALSQPAQSVPAIVHEDLSLSLRVLRDYLRERVDKIKVDSRETIQKMESFCDSFMPDKKSLLEWYPGGRPIFELHSVEQEIKNALARKVMLKSGGYIVFDQTEAMTTVDVNTGGFVGHRNQEETLFKTNLEAAKSIAHQLRLRNLGGIIIVDFIDMQDNEHKSQVHRTLENALAVDLTRTSISGVTELGLVQIVRKRTRESLEQTLCDPCHVCHGTGSVKSAETVCYEIFRAIIREARAYDHDAYLVLAAQSIVDRLMEEESANVAELEGFLNKSLQFQVEPLYTQEQFEVILL; encoded by the coding sequence ATGACCGATGAGATTCTAGTGAATGCCACCCCGATGGAGACGCGCGTTGCCATGGTCGATAACGGCCAGCTGCAAGAGGTGATTATTGAGCGTAGCGAAAACCGCGGCTTAGTTGGCAATATTTATCAAGGTAGGGTAGTCAGAGTACTACCCGGTATGCAGGCTGCGTTTATTGATATTGGCCTCGAAAAAGCCGCTTTTATCCATGCGGCCGATATTGATAAGTCGACAGGTGAAGTGCGGGATATTCAAAAATTAATCAAGCAAGGTGATTGTATTACCGTACAAATCACGAAAGACCCGATCGGTACCAAAGGTGCAAAAGTAACCGCATTTTTGTCGATTTCGGCGCGCTACTTAGTGTACATGCCAGATATAGATCAGCTAGGTATTTCTCAGCGAATAGATGACGAGGCTGAGCGTGAGCGTTTGAAATCCTTGGTGAATAATATTCATGCGCAGCAGTTTGCCGATATGCATGGTAGCTTTATTGTTCGCACTGCAGCAGAGCAGGTGCATGCAGAAGAAATTGTCAATGATATTGCACTGTTACAAAAGCTTTGGCATGCACTGTCGCAGCCCGCGCAGTCAGTACCCGCAATCGTGCATGAGGACTTATCGCTTAGTCTTAGGGTATTACGTGACTATCTGCGCGAGCGGGTAGATAAAATAAAAGTGGACTCGCGTGAGACTATTCAAAAAATGGAAAGCTTTTGCGACAGCTTTATGCCCGACAAAAAAAGCTTGTTAGAGTGGTACCCCGGCGGTCGACCGATTTTTGAGCTGCACAGCGTTGAACAAGAAATAAAAAATGCCTTAGCCAGAAAGGTTATGTTGAAATCGGGTGGTTATATTGTATTTGATCAAACTGAGGCGATGACCACCGTTGATGTAAATACGGGTGGTTTTGTAGGTCATCGCAATCAAGAGGAAACCCTATTTAAAACCAATTTGGAGGCGGCTAAGTCAATTGCCCACCAGCTTAGACTGCGAAATCTGGGTGGTATTATCATCGTTGATTTTATCGATATGCAAGATAACGAGCATAAGTCTCAAGTTCATCGCACCCTAGAAAATGCGCTGGCTGTAGATTTAACCCGCACATCCATTTCAGGTGTGACTGAGTTAGGTTTGGTGCAAATTGTTAGAAAGCGGACGCGAGAATCGTTAGAGCAAACGTTATGCGATCCTTGTCACGTTTGTCACGGCACGGGCTCTGTAAAATCTGCTGAGACAGTATGTTATGAAATCTTTCGAGCTATTATCCGAGAAGCAAGAGCCTACGATCATGATGCTTATTTAGTGCTTGCTGCACAAAGCATTGTCGATAGGCTGATGGAAGAAGAGTCGGCAAATGTTGCTGAGCTAGAAGGTTTTTTGAACAAATCTCTGCAGTTTCAGGTTGAGCCTTTGTATACCCAAGAACAGTTTGAAGTGATCTTACTGTAA
- the mreC gene encoding rod shape-determining protein MreC, producing MNQIFIKSPSITIRLTLVLVIALAFMFSDGRFQWAERFKAEVLSGLRPVFEAVDLPSLINQWTQKQFQSKDELQIELARLESENIVLRGKLQKLSALAIENVRLRELLNADDQLEENVLVAEVISVSPDPASQHVIINKGSKHGIYIGQAVVDAYGLFGQVVNIGQSVAKVLLISDQRQSVPVQLNRNGTRFIAEGVNDFLSLSLSNVALTADIKAGDILSTSGLGQLYPAGYPVGKVSEVSFVEGDFFATISIEPFARLNQSRQVLLLFADNQELIVKPIGEQQQNLKDMQQQSQQTSEQDLAELDSESSESSETVESTKLAPTLNDQAD from the coding sequence ATCAATCAAATTTTTATCAAGTCACCCTCGATCACGATTCGATTAACGCTAGTGCTAGTAATAGCACTAGCGTTTATGTTTTCGGACGGTCGCTTTCAGTGGGCAGAGCGTTTCAAGGCTGAGGTGCTGTCGGGATTGCGGCCAGTGTTTGAAGCCGTAGATTTACCTAGCTTGATAAATCAGTGGACACAAAAGCAGTTCCAATCAAAAGATGAGTTGCAAATAGAGCTAGCACGGCTAGAGTCAGAAAATATTGTGCTGCGTGGTAAGCTACAAAAACTGTCTGCCTTGGCGATTGAAAATGTGCGTTTGCGTGAGCTTTTAAATGCAGATGATCAGCTGGAAGAAAATGTGCTCGTAGCAGAGGTCATTTCTGTATCGCCTGACCCCGCCTCGCAACATGTAATTATCAACAAAGGAAGTAAACACGGTATCTATATAGGTCAGGCAGTGGTTGATGCCTATGGTCTATTTGGGCAGGTGGTAAATATTGGTCAGTCGGTAGCTAAAGTGTTACTGATTTCTGATCAGCGTCAATCAGTGCCAGTGCAGTTAAATCGCAATGGAACACGTTTTATAGCTGAAGGCGTCAATGACTTTCTCTCGCTTAGCCTATCCAATGTGGCACTTACTGCCGATATCAAGGCGGGTGATATATTATCAACCTCAGGTCTTGGTCAGCTTTACCCTGCAGGCTACCCAGTGGGTAAAGTCAGCGAGGTAAGTTTTGTTGAGGGCGACTTTTTTGCCACCATTTCTATTGAACCGTTTGCCCGTTTGAATCAAAGTCGACAGGTGTTGCTGCTGTTTGCCGATAATCAAGAGCTGATAGTCAAACCGATAGGCGAACAACAGCAAAACCTAAAGGACATGCAGCAACAATCTCAACAGACATCTGAGCAAGATCTGGCTGAACTCGATAGTGAATCGAGTGAGTCCAGTGAAACCGTTGAGTCGACTAAGCTTGCCCCCACTCTGAACGATCAAGCAGATTGA
- the mgtE gene encoding magnesium transporter: MPSSATQTQQQLELLSSAIDDGSLAPVARMLNALPAAETAHLLESSPPRMRQALWALIDRDSEGDILASLPEELQSSFLKDMDVDELIELTEGLESDDIADILQQLPRTVIHEVLASMDSQDRHRVERVIQYQDNTAGGLMSTEMITVRAPITLDVVLRYLRRHDQLPSNSDAIYVVGRQDTLIGVLPIAKLLISDPNSTVREVMKTDIYTLTADIEDTQVAQLFERNDWVSAPVVDKAGKLLGRITIDDVVDVIRDDFEHSINSLAGISDEEETFSSIKDTVPRRMVWLGINLITALLASASIKMFEGTIDKVVALAVLMPIVASMGGIAGSQTLTVVIRGMALGLIGKNNASWLLQREVIISFINGIVWALVVGTLASLIYNDFTLAIVLATAMILNLFVAAFVGTLLPISLERLNIDPALAGGVLLTTVTDIFGFAIFLGLASYFYG; the protein is encoded by the coding sequence ATGCCTTCCAGTGCAACTCAGACTCAGCAGCAACTAGAATTACTCTCTAGCGCCATTGATGATGGCTCTCTAGCGCCCGTTGCCAGAATGTTGAACGCACTGCCTGCAGCAGAAACTGCACACCTTCTGGAATCATCACCGCCTCGCATGCGACAGGCGTTGTGGGCTTTAATAGATCGTGATAGTGAAGGCGATATCCTCGCCAGCCTGCCAGAGGAGCTACAGAGCTCTTTCTTGAAAGATATGGACGTTGATGAGCTTATCGAGCTTACTGAGGGATTAGAATCTGACGATATTGCCGATATATTGCAACAATTGCCACGCACCGTTATTCACGAAGTATTGGCCTCGATGGACAGCCAAGATCGCCACCGCGTCGAACGCGTTATTCAATATCAAGACAATACCGCGGGTGGCCTGATGAGTACTGAAATGATTACTGTGCGCGCACCGATTACCCTCGATGTTGTACTGCGCTATCTTCGACGTCATGATCAACTTCCCTCTAATTCTGATGCTATTTATGTCGTAGGACGCCAAGACACGCTGATTGGCGTATTGCCGATTGCTAAATTATTAATCAGCGATCCAAACAGCACCGTGCGCGAGGTCATGAAAACCGATATTTATACCTTAACCGCCGATATTGAAGATACACAGGTTGCGCAATTATTCGAACGCAATGACTGGGTTTCAGCGCCGGTAGTCGACAAGGCTGGTAAGCTGCTAGGTAGAATCACCATCGATGATGTCGTAGATGTTATCCGTGATGACTTTGAACACAGCATCAATTCACTGGCTGGTATTTCCGATGAAGAAGAAACGTTTTCCAGCATTAAAGATACCGTACCACGCAGAATGGTTTGGTTGGGCATTAATTTGATTACCGCTCTGCTGGCCTCAGCTTCTATTAAAATGTTTGAGGGCACGATTGATAAGGTGGTTGCATTAGCTGTGTTAATGCCTATTGTTGCCAGTATGGGTGGCATCGCTGGCAGCCAAACCCTTACCGTTGTTATTCGCGGTATGGCCTTAGGCTTAATCGGTAAAAATAATGCCAGCTGGCTGCTTCAGCGTGAAGTCATTATATCGTTTATTAACGGCATTGTTTGGGCCTTAGTCGTCGGTACTTTAGCCAGTCTTATCTATAACGATTTTACTTTAGCGATTGTTTTAGCCACCGCAATGATTTTAAATTTATTTGTTGCTGCCTTTGTTGGCACCTTATTACCGATTAGCCTAGAGCGACTGAATATTGATCCTGCTCTTGCGGGCGGTGTATTACTCACCACCGTCACCGACATTTTTGGGTTTGCAATTTTCCTTGGCTTGGCCAGCTATTTTTACGGTTAA